The following are encoded together in the Phaseolus vulgaris cultivar G19833 chromosome 9, P. vulgaris v2.0, whole genome shotgun sequence genome:
- the LOC137822051 gene encoding large ribosomal subunit protein eL27-like → MVKFLKTNKAVIVLQGRYAGKKAVIVRTFDEGTRERPYGHCLVAGIKKYPSKVIKKDSAKKTAKKSRVKAFIKLVNYQHLMPTRYTLDVDLKDAVSPDVLHAKDKKVTALKETKKRLEDRFKTGKNRWFFTKLRF, encoded by the coding sequence ATGGTGAAGTTTCTGAAGACGAACAAAGCagtgatagtgctgcaggggcGTTACGCGGGGAAGAAGGCGGTGATAGTGCGAACCTTCGATGAGGGCACGCGCGAGCGCCCCTACGGTCACTGTTTGGTTGCAGGGATAAAGAAGTACCCTAGCAAGGTCATAAAGAAGGACTCCGCCAAGAAGACCGCGAAGAAGTCGCGCGTGAAGGCCTTCATCAAGCTCGTCAACTACCAGCACTTGATGCCAACGCGCTACACGCTCGACGTGGACCTCAAGGACGCCGTCTCCCCCGACGTCCTCCACGCCAAGGACAAGAAGGTCACTGCCCTCAAGGAGACCAAGAAGCGCCTCGAGGATCGTTTCAAAACCGGCAAGAACCGGTGGTTCTTCACCAAGCTCAGGTTCTGA